From a region of the Corallococcus coralloides DSM 2259 genome:
- the pfkB gene encoding 1-phosphofructokinase yields the protein MRLTKPGVVTVTLNAAIDQTLECPGFTAGAVNRVVAETRTPGGKGINVAAFLAGGTRPVTATGFLGEDTVPLFETLFRERGIQDRCLRLPGSSRVNIKVVDRTGGAVTDLNLPGLRVPEEALGALMATLDALAEENGCFVLSGSVPAGVPASIYATLTERLRARGAVVAVDTSGAPLRHAVAAKPDFVKPNAHELEELVERPLRNAGDIARAARELHATGIGLVVVSLGADGALFVSNDGAWRALPPPVEVASTVGAGDALVAGVLASRLEGHDLETCARRSTAFAAAKLAKVGPVPPAPERVAELLCAVRMHPLGTG from the coding sequence GTGAGGCTGACGAAGCCGGGCGTGGTGACGGTCACGTTGAACGCGGCCATCGACCAGACGCTGGAGTGTCCTGGGTTCACGGCGGGCGCGGTGAACCGCGTGGTGGCGGAGACGCGCACGCCGGGAGGCAAGGGCATCAACGTGGCGGCGTTCCTCGCGGGAGGCACGAGGCCGGTGACGGCCACGGGCTTCCTGGGCGAGGACACGGTGCCGCTGTTCGAGACGCTGTTCCGCGAGCGGGGCATCCAGGACCGCTGCCTCCGGCTGCCGGGCTCCAGCCGCGTGAACATCAAGGTCGTGGACCGCACGGGCGGCGCGGTGACGGACCTGAACCTGCCGGGCCTGCGCGTGCCGGAGGAGGCCCTGGGCGCGCTGATGGCGACGTTGGATGCGCTCGCGGAGGAGAACGGCTGCTTCGTGCTGTCCGGCAGCGTGCCGGCGGGAGTGCCCGCGTCCATCTACGCCACGCTGACGGAGCGCCTGCGAGCCAGGGGCGCGGTGGTGGCGGTGGACACGAGCGGAGCGCCGCTGCGCCACGCGGTGGCCGCGAAGCCGGACTTCGTGAAGCCCAACGCGCACGAACTGGAAGAGCTGGTCGAACGCCCCCTGAGGAACGCGGGCGACATCGCGCGAGCCGCACGCGAGCTGCACGCGACAGGCATCGGGCTGGTGGTGGTGTCGCTGGGAGCGGACGGCGCCCTCTTCGTATCGAACGACGGCGCCTGGCGGGCCCTGCCGCCCCCCGTGGAGGTGGCGAGCACGGTGGGCGCGGGCGACGCGCTGGTTGCCGGAGTGCTGGCCTCGCGGCTGGAAGGCCACGACCTGGAGACCTGCGCCCGGAGGAGCACGGCCTTCGCGGCGGCGAAGCTCGCGAAGGTCGGCCCGGTGCCACCCGCACCCGAGCGCGTGGCGGAGCTGCTCTGCGCGGTGCGGATGCACCCGCTGGGCACGGGCTGA
- a CDS encoding class I SAM-dependent methyltransferase: MSDSVLDFYEGLAEEYHLLFADWEQSVDRQGAVLDALLRRSGAPPPRRVLDCACGIGTQALGLASRGYSVHATDLSPSAVARAEREARAMHVSITTGVADMRMLDWQVPGTFHVVMSCDNAMAHLLEDSDLDDAATAMASRLVPGGLLVASLRDHSALLEKRPRFTAERVLDTPLGRRVLFQVWDWAVDERQYTVRQFILRQESGIWHTTEHTGVYRLLQPVELEQALTRAGLVDPRWYTPEETGFNQPLITARKP; this comes from the coding sequence ATGTCTGACAGTGTCCTGGACTTCTACGAAGGGCTGGCCGAGGAGTACCACCTGCTCTTCGCGGACTGGGAGCAGTCGGTGGACCGGCAGGGCGCGGTGCTGGACGCGCTCCTGCGCCGCTCGGGGGCGCCGCCGCCGCGCCGGGTGCTGGACTGCGCGTGCGGCATCGGCACGCAGGCGCTGGGGCTGGCGTCGCGGGGCTATTCCGTGCACGCCACGGACCTGAGTCCCTCCGCGGTGGCGCGCGCGGAGCGGGAAGCCCGCGCCATGCACGTGAGCATCACCACCGGCGTGGCGGACATGCGGATGCTGGACTGGCAGGTGCCGGGCACCTTCCACGTGGTGATGTCCTGCGACAACGCGATGGCGCATCTCCTGGAGGACTCGGACCTGGACGACGCCGCGACCGCGATGGCGTCGCGCCTGGTGCCCGGGGGCCTGCTGGTGGCGAGCCTGCGCGACCACTCGGCGCTCTTGGAGAAGCGGCCGCGCTTCACGGCGGAGCGCGTGCTGGACACGCCGCTGGGGCGCCGCGTGCTGTTCCAGGTCTGGGATTGGGCGGTGGATGAAAGGCAGTACACGGTGCGCCAGTTCATCCTGCGCCAGGAGTCCGGCATCTGGCACACCACCGAGCACACCGGCGTCTACCGCCTGCTGCAACCCGTGGAACTGGAGCAGGCGCTCACCCGCGCGGGGCTGGTGGATCCGCGCTGGTACACGCCGGAGGAGACGGGCTTCAACCAGCCGCTCATCACCGCGCGGAAGCCCTGA
- a CDS encoding GAF domain-containing sensor histidine kinase → MPPTPSAHPHPRTANPLTADVEAVGRIDAVKTVLRVLTRTTGLRLAVVARVTPESWTCCAVLDEMGFGLKAGDTLAVSTTFCNTVRNLGTPLKVNRASTDPRFANHPAPRMYNVESYVAVPLYRRNGEFFGVMCALDSNPADLSDEVLETFRHLGDLVGYQLEQEEALSERDSQLMGAQEASVLREQLMGIVSHDLRNPLNAISLAAATLIRRTDLDDRARRGLRRILDSSDRANRLIRDLLDFTHVRTGMALPVKPQPMNLHEVAEQVVDEVRLTARGRSLDLVCEGCGKGRWDPDRIAQVLTNLLTNAVQYSAQDALIRVEVRGDEREVVLAVTNPGTPILPALLPVLFEPMTRGTTEGSEHRSVGLGLFIVNQIVRAHGGAVDVMSTEEAGTTFRVHLPRGC, encoded by the coding sequence ATGCCCCCCACTCCTTCCGCCCATCCCCACCCCCGCACCGCCAACCCCCTCACGGCGGACGTGGAGGCCGTAGGCCGCATCGACGCGGTGAAGACGGTGCTGCGCGTGCTGACGCGCACCACGGGGCTGCGCCTGGCGGTGGTGGCGCGCGTGACGCCGGAGTCGTGGACGTGCTGCGCGGTGCTGGACGAGATGGGCTTCGGGCTGAAGGCCGGAGACACGCTGGCCGTCAGCACCACGTTCTGCAACACGGTGCGGAACCTGGGGACGCCGCTGAAGGTGAACCGCGCGAGTACGGATCCGCGCTTCGCGAACCACCCCGCGCCGAGGATGTACAACGTGGAGAGCTACGTCGCGGTGCCGCTGTACCGGCGCAACGGGGAGTTCTTCGGCGTGATGTGCGCGCTGGATTCGAATCCGGCGGACCTCTCCGACGAGGTGCTGGAGACCTTCCGCCACCTGGGCGACCTGGTGGGCTACCAGCTGGAGCAGGAGGAGGCGCTGTCGGAGCGCGACTCGCAGTTGATGGGCGCCCAGGAGGCGTCGGTCCTGCGCGAGCAGCTGATGGGCATTGTCAGCCACGACCTGCGCAATCCGCTCAACGCCATCTCACTGGCGGCGGCGACGCTGATTCGCAGGACGGACCTGGATGACCGGGCGCGCCGGGGGCTGCGGCGCATCCTCGATTCGTCGGACCGGGCGAACCGGCTCATCCGCGACCTGCTGGACTTCACCCACGTGCGCACGGGCATGGCCCTGCCGGTGAAGCCGCAGCCCATGAACCTGCATGAAGTCGCCGAGCAGGTGGTGGACGAGGTGCGGCTCACCGCGCGGGGACGCTCGCTGGACCTGGTGTGCGAGGGCTGCGGGAAGGGGCGCTGGGATCCGGATCGCATCGCGCAGGTGCTGACCAACCTGCTCACCAACGCCGTGCAGTACAGCGCGCAGGATGCCCTGATTCGCGTGGAGGTGCGCGGGGATGAGCGGGAGGTGGTGCTGGCGGTGACGAACCCGGGGACGCCCATCCTGCCCGCGCTGCTGCCCGTGCTCTTCGAGCCGATGACCCGGGGCACCACCGAGGGCAGCGAGCACCGCAGCGTGGGGCTGGGGCTCTTCATCGTGAATCAGATCGTCCGCGCGCACGGCGGCGCGGTGGACGTGATGTCCACCGAGGAAGCGGGCACCACCTTCCGCGTGCACCTGCCTCGCGGCTGTTGA
- a CDS encoding DUF962 domain-containing protein — MSDRIQTYGEFWPFYLREHSQASTRWLHFAGTSLGVGLGITAAVTGRGALIPAALVCAYGFAWASHFKIEHNRPATFKYPLWSLISDFRMAGLMLMGQLGPHLERANSGATAAATLAPAPVESR; from the coding sequence ATGTCCGACCGCATCCAGACCTATGGCGAGTTCTGGCCGTTCTACCTGCGCGAGCACTCGCAGGCGTCGACGCGCTGGCTGCACTTCGCCGGCACCAGCCTGGGCGTGGGCCTGGGCATCACCGCCGCCGTCACCGGACGCGGCGCGCTGATTCCCGCCGCCCTGGTGTGCGCCTACGGTTTCGCGTGGGCCAGCCACTTCAAGATCGAGCACAACCGGCCGGCGACCTTCAAGTACCCGCTCTGGTCGCTCATCTCCGACTTCCGCATGGCCGGGCTGATGCTGATGGGCCAGCTGGGCCCGCACCTGGAGCGCGCGAACTCCGGCGCGACGGCCGCCGCCACCCTGGCGCCGGCCCCCGTCGAGAGCCGCTGA
- the ptsP gene encoding phosphoenolpyruvate--protein phosphotransferase: MLSLTPSQVRLGWSATNKAEAIRLVGQVMVESGFISPGYVDSMLKREQVSGTFLGHGIAIPHGLPEARHLVLQTGVVVVQFPAGVVWSEDGHAHLVVGIAAQSDEHLQVLANLTGVLDDEAQAVALASTLDAAVIIQALQGSSALPEQQDAPAFEGLSLQVLSPSPYGLHARPATTVVEVVRRFRADVTVHHEGRQANARSLLSLLRLGARGGSTLTLTAAGDDAAAALLALQEAFVVGLGEEPLAARALAPESVPAAVLDYEGTLVAGLSASPGIAAGPVWTFQRERLEVEEWAADAAREHQLLESALAGAAAELRQLYEGFLQKAGAQRAAIFKAHLELLDDPEMLRESHGLIDTGLSAGASWSRVFESRAQALAAMDEPVLASRAADLRDVGRRVLRPLARVLEGEPTFPDHPVVLLAEDLAPSDTAKLDPAMVLGLCTAGGGTTSHTAIIARSLDLPAVVALGPSVLDLRNGQHCILDGDAGVLVVKPSQRDRAKAAHQRERIRLRRKEEHLERHRPAITLDGRRVEVAANISDAEEASKAVDAGGEGVGLMRTEFLFLDRDEPPGEEEQLDAYLTMVRALNGQPLILRTLDIGGDKHVPYLSLPAEANPFLGVRGIRLCFEREDLFRTQLRAILRASMEGPIRIMYPMVAMPEELAKAQAITESVRREVGADPVETGIMVEVPSAVMMAEQLARNVSFFSIGTNDLTQYLLAMDRQHPVLASHADGLHPAVLRMVDLTVKAAMKAGIWVGACGGIAGDPSGAVVLSGLGVTELSVAIPSIPAVKALLRGISMADAEDVAQAALECGNAAEVRGLVRGLLARKGAKA, encoded by the coding sequence ATGCTGTCGTTGACGCCGTCACAGGTCCGCCTGGGATGGTCCGCCACGAACAAGGCGGAGGCCATCCGTCTGGTCGGACAGGTGATGGTGGAGTCGGGCTTCATCTCGCCCGGCTACGTCGACAGCATGCTCAAGCGCGAGCAGGTGTCCGGCACGTTCCTCGGCCACGGCATCGCCATTCCACACGGCCTGCCGGAGGCGCGCCACCTCGTGCTCCAGACGGGCGTCGTCGTGGTGCAGTTCCCCGCCGGGGTCGTCTGGAGCGAGGACGGCCATGCGCACCTCGTGGTGGGAATCGCGGCGCAGTCCGACGAACACCTCCAGGTGCTCGCCAACCTCACCGGCGTGCTGGACGACGAGGCCCAGGCCGTGGCCCTGGCCTCCACCCTGGACGCGGCCGTCATCATCCAGGCGCTCCAGGGCTCCAGCGCCCTGCCGGAGCAGCAGGACGCTCCCGCGTTCGAAGGCCTCTCGCTCCAGGTCCTGTCCCCCTCCCCGTACGGCCTGCACGCGCGTCCCGCCACCACGGTGGTGGAGGTGGTGCGCCGCTTCCGCGCGGACGTCACCGTCCACCACGAGGGGCGGCAGGCGAACGCCCGCAGCCTCCTGTCGCTGCTGCGCCTGGGCGCCCGGGGCGGCTCCACGCTGACGCTCACCGCGGCGGGGGACGACGCGGCGGCGGCGCTCCTCGCGTTACAGGAGGCCTTCGTCGTCGGCCTGGGTGAGGAGCCTCTCGCTGCTCGCGCGCTGGCGCCGGAGTCCGTGCCCGCGGCCGTGCTCGACTACGAGGGGACGCTGGTCGCGGGCCTGTCCGCGTCGCCGGGCATCGCGGCCGGGCCGGTGTGGACCTTCCAGCGCGAACGGCTGGAGGTGGAGGAGTGGGCCGCCGACGCCGCGCGGGAGCATCAGCTGCTGGAGTCGGCCCTGGCCGGAGCGGCGGCGGAGCTGCGCCAGCTGTACGAAGGCTTCCTCCAGAAGGCCGGAGCGCAGCGGGCCGCCATCTTCAAGGCGCACCTGGAGCTGCTCGACGACCCGGAGATGCTGAGGGAGTCACACGGCCTCATCGACACCGGCCTGAGCGCGGGCGCGTCCTGGAGCCGCGTCTTCGAGAGCCGCGCGCAGGCGCTGGCCGCGATGGACGAACCGGTGCTGGCCTCCCGGGCCGCCGACCTGCGGGACGTGGGCCGGCGCGTGCTGCGGCCCCTGGCCCGGGTGCTGGAGGGTGAGCCCACCTTCCCGGATCATCCGGTGGTGCTGCTGGCGGAGGACCTGGCGCCGTCGGACACCGCGAAGCTGGACCCCGCCATGGTGCTGGGCCTGTGCACGGCGGGCGGCGGCACCACGTCGCATACGGCCATCATCGCGCGCTCGCTGGACCTGCCGGCGGTGGTGGCGCTGGGGCCGTCGGTGCTGGACCTGCGCAATGGGCAGCACTGCATCCTGGACGGCGACGCGGGCGTGCTCGTCGTGAAGCCCTCACAGCGGGACCGGGCCAAGGCCGCGCACCAGCGCGAGCGGATCCGCTTGCGGCGCAAGGAGGAACACCTGGAGCGCCACCGGCCCGCCATCACGCTCGACGGCCGGCGCGTGGAGGTGGCCGCGAACATCAGCGATGCCGAGGAAGCCAGCAAGGCCGTGGACGCGGGCGGCGAGGGCGTGGGCCTGATGCGCACGGAGTTCCTCTTCCTGGACCGCGACGAGCCCCCCGGCGAGGAGGAGCAGCTCGACGCGTACCTCACCATGGTGCGTGCGCTGAACGGCCAGCCGCTCATCCTGCGCACGCTGGACATCGGCGGGGACAAGCACGTGCCCTACCTGTCGCTGCCGGCGGAGGCGAACCCGTTCCTGGGCGTGCGCGGCATCCGGCTGTGCTTCGAACGGGAGGACCTGTTCCGCACGCAGCTGCGCGCCATCCTGCGCGCGTCGATGGAGGGCCCCATCCGCATCATGTATCCGATGGTGGCGATGCCCGAGGAGCTGGCGAAGGCCCAAGCCATCACCGAGTCCGTGCGCCGCGAGGTGGGCGCGGATCCGGTGGAGACGGGCATCATGGTGGAGGTGCCCTCGGCGGTGATGATGGCGGAGCAACTGGCGCGGAACGTGTCGTTCTTCTCCATTGGAACCAACGACCTGACGCAGTACCTGCTGGCCATGGACCGGCAGCATCCGGTGCTCGCGTCCCATGCGGACGGCCTGCATCCGGCGGTGTTGCGCATGGTGGACCTCACGGTGAAGGCGGCGATGAAGGCGGGCATCTGGGTGGGTGCGTGCGGCGGCATCGCGGGAGACCCATCCGGCGCGGTGGTGCTGTCCGGCCTGGGCGTCACGGAGCTGAGCGTGGCCATCCCCAGCATTCCGGCGGTGAAGGCCTTGTTGAGGGGCATCTCCATGGCGGACGCGGAAGACGTGGCCCAGGCCGCGCTGGAGTGCGGCAACGCCGCCGAGGTGCGGGGCCTGGTGCGCGGCCTGCTGGCCCGGAAGGGAGCGAAGGCGTGA
- a CDS encoding acyl-CoA thioesterase, whose protein sequence is MSNASLKDFPVVVSFPVHWSEMDAYGHVNNARTFTWFESARIAYMARIGLVGPSAAGADTTMADGVGPILANTHADYLKPVVFPVNLVAGARVTRVGNSSITFEHVVAGADDGVLYTRGGSIVVTLRYATHEKVPVPPAVRAAIETLEGRG, encoded by the coding sequence ATGTCGAACGCCTCCCTGAAGGACTTCCCCGTCGTCGTGAGCTTCCCCGTGCACTGGAGCGAGATGGACGCGTACGGGCACGTCAACAATGCCCGCACGTTCACCTGGTTCGAGTCCGCGCGCATCGCGTACATGGCCCGCATCGGGCTGGTGGGGCCTTCCGCCGCGGGCGCGGACACGACGATGGCGGACGGCGTGGGGCCCATCCTGGCCAACACGCACGCGGACTACCTCAAGCCGGTGGTGTTCCCGGTGAACCTGGTGGCGGGCGCGCGCGTCACGCGCGTGGGCAATTCCTCCATCACCTTCGAGCACGTGGTGGCGGGCGCGGACGACGGGGTGCTCTACACGCGCGGCGGGTCCATCGTCGTGACGCTGCGCTACGCCACGCATGAGAAGGTCCCGGTTCCGCCAGCGGTGCGTGCGGCCATCGAGACGCTGGAGGGGAGAGGCTAG
- a CDS encoding metallophosphoesterase, whose protein sequence is MAGEPTRPEGDRRDDPPAPWEEQGPTPPPHLVRERGTATATRPQKHADMVRWLHPGQVLRTGLDAVVATVFGARADHRLIEAVVRPQQPYFDYSEESGADGDFWLDYVSDIGDGWDSTYAVARLLALPELRLPEEDGKTAHITPRGRVLVFGGDEVYPGASRETYEERTVQPYEAAMRRSQAPHPDLFVIPGNHDWYDGLSAFMRLFCAQRWLAGRRTRQSRSYFALKLPKSWWLIGTDVQLNSDIDVPQVEYFRQVAEQMGPDDRVILCNAEPAWVLAAAARRTKGSYLENNLEYLEEKVLGRRIAVFLAGDLHHYRRHEDDTGQHRITAGGGGAFMHPTHAPAAPVLRDGSTLRKSFPDEATSRKLARKNLFLIRYSPLFGLITGLWYLLLALAAYAEVGSLGLSRLPEVVTAVANSMVNRPWTLILGMVTVGGLAGLADAALGKWRALLGSLHGVAHIVAAFFVAWGATYFTVSKLGVCPVLSPDGAHCADGWLHLAGKFFFSCTFTFVGGFLVGPFITGLYLWLSVNFFGAHSNEAFGSLALPDWKNFLRMRIGKDGALTIYPVGLERVPRKWKPTGAGPMSPAFDPDDPNATEPFLIEPPIRVCR, encoded by the coding sequence ATGGCCGGTGAGCCCACGCGGCCCGAAGGGGACCGCCGCGACGACCCGCCCGCGCCCTGGGAGGAACAGGGTCCCACGCCCCCGCCGCACCTGGTGCGCGAGCGAGGCACCGCCACCGCCACCAGGCCCCAGAAGCACGCGGACATGGTGCGCTGGCTGCACCCCGGGCAGGTGCTGCGCACGGGCCTGGACGCGGTGGTGGCCACGGTGTTCGGCGCGCGAGCGGACCACCGGCTCATCGAAGCGGTGGTGCGGCCGCAGCAGCCCTACTTCGACTATTCGGAGGAGTCCGGCGCGGACGGCGACTTCTGGCTCGACTACGTCTCCGACATCGGTGACGGCTGGGACTCCACCTACGCGGTGGCGCGCCTCCTGGCGCTCCCGGAGCTGCGGTTGCCGGAAGAGGACGGCAAGACAGCGCACATCACACCGCGAGGCCGCGTGCTGGTCTTCGGCGGGGACGAGGTCTACCCGGGCGCCAGCCGCGAGACGTACGAGGAGCGCACGGTGCAGCCCTACGAGGCCGCCATGCGCCGCTCGCAGGCGCCCCACCCGGACCTGTTCGTCATCCCGGGCAACCACGACTGGTACGACGGCCTGTCCGCCTTCATGCGGCTGTTCTGCGCGCAGCGCTGGCTGGCCGGGCGCCGCACGCGGCAGAGCCGCAGCTACTTCGCGCTGAAGCTGCCGAAGAGCTGGTGGCTCATCGGCACGGACGTGCAGCTCAACAGCGACATCGACGTGCCCCAGGTGGAGTACTTCCGCCAGGTCGCGGAGCAGATGGGCCCGGACGACCGCGTCATCCTTTGCAACGCGGAGCCCGCGTGGGTGCTGGCCGCGGCCGCGCGTCGCACCAAGGGCAGCTATCTGGAGAACAACCTGGAGTACCTGGAGGAGAAGGTGCTCGGGCGGCGCATTGCTGTATTCCTCGCGGGCGACCTGCACCACTACCGCCGGCACGAGGACGACACCGGCCAGCACCGCATCACCGCGGGCGGAGGCGGCGCGTTCATGCACCCCACGCACGCGCCCGCGGCGCCGGTGCTGCGAGACGGCTCCACGCTGCGCAAGAGCTTCCCGGACGAAGCCACGTCCCGGAAGCTCGCGCGCAAGAACCTGTTCCTCATCCGCTACAGCCCGCTGTTCGGGCTCATCACCGGCCTGTGGTACCTGCTGCTCGCGCTGGCGGCCTACGCGGAGGTGGGCTCGCTGGGCCTCTCCCGCCTGCCGGAGGTGGTGACGGCGGTGGCCAACAGCATGGTCAACCGGCCGTGGACGCTCATCCTCGGCATGGTGACGGTGGGAGGACTCGCGGGGCTGGCGGACGCGGCGCTGGGGAAATGGCGCGCGCTCCTGGGCAGCCTGCACGGCGTGGCGCACATCGTGGCGGCGTTCTTCGTCGCCTGGGGCGCGACATACTTCACGGTGAGCAAGCTGGGCGTGTGTCCGGTGCTGTCACCCGATGGCGCGCACTGCGCGGACGGCTGGCTGCACCTCGCGGGCAAGTTCTTCTTCTCCTGCACGTTCACCTTCGTGGGCGGCTTCCTCGTGGGCCCGTTCATCACCGGCCTGTACCTCTGGCTGAGCGTGAACTTCTTCGGCGCGCACTCCAACGAGGCCTTCGGGTCGCTCGCGCTGCCGGACTGGAAGAACTTCCTGCGCATGCGCATCGGCAAGGACGGGGCGCTGACCATCTACCCCGTGGGCCTGGAGCGAGTGCCGCGCAAGTGGAAGCCCACCGGCGCGGGGCCCATGTCGCCCGCGTTCGACCCGGACGACCCGAACGCCACCGAGCCGTTCCTCATCGAGCCGCCCATCCGGGTCTGCCGCTGA
- a CDS encoding pirin family protein — protein MSTQRVDVLERRLERIIDLPEPTQGQFGPAHTVVPVISPEDYARSDPFILLMDDRIDGKPIGGPHPHAGFETVTLVVKGGMTHDSGSLGEGDVQWMTAGSGVIHGEGLEGDLGQARILQLWLTLPKAQRWVPAGYQDLPYAQLPVRREPGVEVRLYSGTSGTVRSETKNYVPVTLAEFVFEPGASIAQDLPASYNGFFYVLEGEVAVGTDGRALKPGQVGWLDRPVSGGDSTVRITGTTRARVLLYAGQPQREPLVSHGPFIGDTQDDILRSFAGYRAGRFGPPPPR, from the coding sequence ATGAGCACGCAGCGAGTGGACGTCCTGGAGCGAAGGCTGGAGCGGATCATCGACCTGCCCGAGCCCACGCAGGGGCAGTTCGGGCCGGCGCACACGGTGGTGCCGGTCATCTCACCGGAGGACTACGCACGGTCGGATCCGTTCATCCTGTTGATGGACGACCGCATCGACGGCAAGCCCATCGGCGGGCCGCACCCGCACGCGGGCTTCGAGACGGTGACCCTCGTGGTGAAGGGCGGGATGACCCACGACAGCGGCAGCCTGGGTGAAGGCGACGTGCAGTGGATGACGGCCGGCAGTGGCGTCATCCACGGCGAGGGCCTGGAGGGCGACCTGGGCCAGGCGCGCATCCTCCAGCTCTGGCTCACGTTGCCGAAGGCGCAGCGCTGGGTGCCCGCGGGCTACCAGGACCTGCCGTACGCACAGCTGCCGGTGCGGCGCGAGCCGGGCGTGGAGGTGCGTCTCTACAGCGGCACGTCGGGGACGGTGCGGTCGGAGACGAAGAACTACGTGCCCGTCACGCTGGCGGAGTTCGTGTTCGAACCGGGCGCGTCCATCGCGCAGGACCTGCCCGCTTCGTACAACGGCTTCTTCTACGTGCTGGAGGGAGAGGTCGCGGTGGGGACGGACGGCCGGGCGCTGAAGCCCGGGCAGGTGGGCTGGCTGGACCGTCCGGTGTCGGGAGGCGACAGCACCGTTCGCATCACGGGGACGACGCGGGCGCGGGTGCTGCTGTACGCGGGTCAGCCGCAGCGCGAGCCGCTGGTGAGCCACGGGCCGTTCATCGGGGACACCCAGGACGACATCCTGAGGTCCTTCGCGGGATACCGCGCGGGCCGCTTCGGTCCGCCACCGCCGAGGTAG
- a CDS encoding alkene reductase codes for MANTLKLLSPLRLGRLELKNRLVMAPMTRSRALVDGNVPNPLAVTYYAQRASAGLIVSEGTQVSPQGVGYIRTPGIHSPEQVAGWKKVTDAVHAAGGLIFAQLWHVGRVSHPDFHGGELPVAPSAIAVEQEVFTFQGKKRAVVPRALETHEIPGIVEQFRQAARNAKEAGFDGAELHGSNGYLLDQFLRDGSNQRTDAYGGSIENRARLPLEAARAVAEVFGADRVGYRLFPQNFPYTGMHDSTPTETFTYIARELGKLGLGYLHVTELVTGPAAPAPEQRITPAIRKAFPGVIIANGGYDAQAGEAVIERGEADLVAYGVPFLANPDLPERFRRSAPLNTPDASTFFQGEEQGFTSYPELT; via the coding sequence ATGGCAAATACACTCAAGCTCCTCTCCCCCTTGCGCCTGGGCCGGCTCGAACTGAAGAACCGGCTGGTGATGGCCCCCATGACCCGCAGCCGGGCACTGGTGGACGGCAACGTCCCCAACCCGCTGGCGGTGACCTATTACGCGCAGCGGGCGTCCGCGGGCCTCATCGTCTCCGAGGGCACCCAGGTCAGCCCCCAGGGCGTCGGGTACATCCGCACGCCGGGCATCCACTCGCCGGAGCAGGTGGCGGGCTGGAAGAAGGTGACGGACGCGGTCCACGCGGCGGGCGGCCTCATCTTCGCGCAGCTGTGGCACGTGGGGCGCGTGTCGCACCCGGACTTCCATGGCGGCGAGCTGCCCGTGGCCCCCTCCGCCATCGCGGTGGAGCAGGAGGTCTTCACGTTCCAGGGAAAGAAGCGCGCGGTGGTACCCCGGGCCCTGGAGACGCATGAGATTCCCGGCATCGTCGAGCAGTTCCGGCAGGCCGCTCGCAACGCGAAGGAGGCCGGCTTCGACGGCGCGGAGCTGCACGGCAGCAACGGCTACCTGCTGGACCAGTTCCTGCGGGACGGCTCCAACCAGCGCACGGACGCGTACGGCGGCAGCATCGAGAACCGGGCGCGTCTCCCGCTGGAGGCGGCGCGGGCGGTGGCGGAGGTGTTTGGCGCGGACCGCGTGGGCTACCGGCTCTTCCCCCAGAACTTCCCGTACACGGGCATGCACGACTCCACGCCCACCGAGACCTTCACGTACATCGCGAGGGAGCTGGGCAAGCTGGGCCTGGGCTACCTGCACGTGACCGAGCTCGTCACGGGCCCCGCCGCTCCGGCACCCGAGCAGCGCATCACCCCGGCGATCCGCAAGGCCTTCCCGGGCGTCATCATCGCCAACGGCGGCTACGACGCGCAGGCCGGTGAAGCGGTCATCGAGCGCGGCGAGGCGGACCTCGTGGCGTACGGCGTGCCGTTCCTCGCCAACCCGGACCTGCCGGAGCGCTTCCGCCGGTCCGCCCCGCTCAACACGCCGGACGCGTCGACCTTCTTCCAGGGCGAGGAGCAGGGCTTCACCAGCTACCCGGAGCTCACCTGA